The following proteins come from a genomic window of Yinghuangia sp. ASG 101:
- a CDS encoding AAA family ATPase, with protein MTITADTPRTGGRTPRWKATTTFPEPPKGWKGASKLEEFIDAMIDLGQTGQIFGEHGIGKTATFFTHIPEKYPDTALVFVPAANLTPDDLLVNTPVRDPRTDELVLRQLIMRQLRPGTKFVLLIDDALQAGETIQSQLMQVACNWTLGEYDLRELGCIGVFLTDNESLTETATRRSDLAILDRMVTVKITATDTSWRIKLAERFPHTDLSGVFKIWTALSPTLRQLLSPRTLEHILDCALAGFPLQWGLPLLNGERLRLVEALKDGSTGADRTDETLDRIASALGIRNPEHTPDAVRRVVREAVARRWAVLIQGPPGCGKTEVVREVIREELGHDPLYFSLPVTNVEDLCAPVPTVDGSLDNLLAARFTAPGDKVIVWDEYNRPKDKSAFAKLMEITQEWSIAGRRIPGLRAQIALQNPPYHLGRKMLVARNNIAQATRFTASLQIQPEDIPANEWLIATYGPIAETVLEWWKSDIDDEGREWITKRTLERLIKLHRRGMNLEMAKVYLGDGEYAPVPLGALEARLADKPRTGLGDLAANLEVWERKLRAGNEVSGEGTNDTDVVHQVLANAELSQLREHIDTVARLLACLPAKLRSSYLVGQSADKQRFWIDAFAKMPRR; from the coding sequence ATGACCATCACCGCCGACACCCCGCGGACCGGGGGCCGGACCCCGCGCTGGAAAGCCACCACCACCTTCCCCGAGCCCCCGAAGGGCTGGAAGGGGGCGTCCAAGCTCGAAGAGTTCATCGACGCGATGATCGACCTCGGCCAGACCGGGCAGATCTTCGGCGAGCACGGCATCGGCAAGACCGCGACGTTCTTCACCCACATCCCGGAGAAATACCCGGACACCGCCCTGGTGTTCGTCCCCGCCGCGAACCTCACCCCGGACGACCTGCTCGTCAACACCCCCGTACGCGACCCGCGCACCGACGAGCTGGTGCTCCGTCAGCTGATCATGCGCCAGCTGCGGCCCGGTACGAAGTTCGTGCTCCTCATCGACGACGCGCTCCAGGCCGGCGAGACGATCCAGTCGCAACTGATGCAGGTCGCCTGCAACTGGACGCTCGGCGAGTACGACCTGCGCGAACTCGGCTGCATCGGCGTCTTCCTCACCGACAACGAATCCCTCACCGAGACCGCGACGCGGCGCAGCGACCTGGCGATCCTCGACCGCATGGTGACCGTCAAGATCACCGCCACCGACACGTCGTGGCGCATCAAGCTCGCCGAGCGCTTCCCCCACACCGACCTGTCCGGCGTCTTCAAGATCTGGACGGCACTGTCGCCGACACTGCGCCAGCTTCTGTCGCCCCGCACGCTCGAACACATCCTCGACTGCGCGCTCGCGGGCTTCCCCCTGCAGTGGGGCCTGCCGCTCCTCAACGGCGAACGCCTGCGCCTGGTCGAGGCGTTGAAGGACGGCTCGACCGGCGCCGACCGCACCGACGAGACCCTGGACCGCATCGCGTCGGCCCTCGGCATCCGCAACCCGGAGCACACCCCCGACGCGGTGCGGCGCGTGGTCCGCGAGGCGGTGGCCCGCCGCTGGGCGGTCCTCATCCAGGGCCCGCCCGGATGCGGCAAGACCGAGGTCGTCCGCGAGGTGATCCGCGAGGAGCTGGGCCACGACCCGCTCTACTTCTCGCTGCCCGTCACCAACGTGGAAGACCTGTGCGCGCCCGTGCCGACCGTCGACGGCTCGCTGGACAACCTGCTCGCGGCCCGGTTCACCGCCCCCGGCGACAAGGTCATCGTGTGGGACGAATACAACCGCCCCAAGGACAAGTCCGCGTTCGCGAAGCTCATGGAGATCACCCAGGAGTGGTCGATCGCCGGGCGCCGGATCCCCGGCCTGCGGGCCCAGATAGCCCTGCAGAACCCGCCGTACCACCTCGGCCGCAAGATGCTCGTCGCCCGGAACAACATCGCGCAGGCCACCCGGTTCACCGCGTCGCTGCAGATCCAGCCGGAGGACATCCCGGCCAACGAGTGGCTGATCGCGACGTACGGCCCGATCGCCGAGACGGTCCTGGAGTGGTGGAAGTCCGACATCGACGACGAGGGCCGCGAGTGGATCACCAAGCGCACCCTGGAGCGGCTGATCAAGCTCCACCGACGCGGCATGAACCTGGAGATGGCCAAGGTCTACCTCGGTGACGGCGAGTACGCCCCCGTGCCGCTCGGCGCCCTCGAAGCGCGCCTCGCCGACAAGCCGCGCACCGGCCTCGGCGACCTGGCCGCCAACCTGGAGGTGTGGGAGCGGAAGCTCCGGGCCGGCAACGAGGTCTCGGGCGAGGGCACCAACGACACCGACGTCGTGCACCAGGTCCTCGCCAACGCCGAGCTGTCGCAGCTGCGCGAGCACATCGACACGGTCGCCCGGCTGCTGGCGTGCCTGCCCGCGAAACTGCGGTCGAGCTACCTGGTCGGGCAATCGGCCGACAAACAGCGGTTCTGGATCGACGCGTTCGCCAAGATGCCCCGCCGGTGA
- a CDS encoding DUF2201 family putative metallopeptidase yields MAYGQTTSPKPLVVQLTDRRALEAWQPADEAVVAQARKLKEDALLDFGMQASVIASWLYTKCHHQIPTTAVDTAAVMASGDGTCLLLYNPDFFVSLGLDGVKFVLFHEARHLIQRHLFADPELRADPVFTLAGEVTINHVAMRRLGRTELPTIRRTDPETGEEVDEPTGVDPRKVHRQYVDDLTAQGLVPLPYDEFVETDALVYAELKRMKDPPVPPPLCVHLVLGDGTGEDDGLDPETVARISSEVLRGVLLSARRGMRLAREELLELLKRTDGATDNVSKLWGDLGAGFLRGETQKTRRVDWWQQWLIDVLASKLRDGERLVYPKKRGALLATLGHDPMLARRGQERTKVVVVAYDTSGSMPGHVVDWLTELVGHTDGVEAHWLSFDGALMPFKPGERVYGGGGTDFQQVADYVEGRLSVDGRRFEETADAVLMLTDGYAPHITPAEPDKWIWLITEGGDEWPESHNPPMACHRVTTGDH; encoded by the coding sequence ATGGCCTACGGCCAGACGACGAGCCCGAAACCCCTGGTCGTCCAGCTCACGGACCGCCGCGCCCTGGAAGCCTGGCAGCCCGCCGACGAGGCGGTCGTCGCGCAGGCCCGCAAGCTGAAGGAAGACGCGCTGCTCGACTTCGGCATGCAGGCCAGCGTGATCGCCTCGTGGCTCTACACCAAGTGCCACCACCAGATCCCCACCACGGCCGTCGACACCGCCGCGGTCATGGCCTCCGGAGACGGCACCTGCCTGCTCCTCTACAACCCGGACTTCTTCGTCTCCCTCGGCCTGGACGGCGTCAAGTTCGTGCTGTTCCACGAGGCGCGCCACCTCATCCAGCGGCACCTGTTCGCCGACCCCGAGCTGCGCGCCGACCCGGTGTTCACCCTCGCGGGCGAGGTGACGATCAACCACGTCGCGATGCGCCGTCTGGGCCGCACCGAGCTGCCCACGATCCGGCGTACCGACCCGGAGACCGGCGAAGAGGTCGACGAGCCCACCGGCGTCGACCCCCGCAAGGTCCACCGGCAATACGTCGACGACCTCACCGCGCAGGGCCTGGTCCCGCTGCCGTACGACGAGTTCGTCGAAACCGACGCGCTGGTCTACGCCGAGCTGAAGCGCATGAAGGACCCGCCCGTGCCGCCTCCGCTGTGCGTGCACCTGGTTCTGGGCGACGGCACCGGCGAAGACGACGGGCTCGACCCCGAGACCGTCGCGCGGATCTCGTCCGAAGTCCTGCGCGGCGTCCTGCTCTCCGCACGGCGCGGCATGCGCCTCGCCCGCGAGGAACTGCTCGAACTGCTCAAGCGCACCGACGGCGCGACCGACAACGTGTCCAAGCTGTGGGGCGACCTGGGCGCCGGGTTCCTGCGCGGCGAGACGCAGAAGACACGCCGCGTCGACTGGTGGCAGCAATGGCTGATCGACGTCCTGGCCTCGAAGCTCCGCGACGGCGAGCGGCTGGTCTACCCCAAGAAGCGCGGCGCGCTGCTCGCCACGCTCGGCCACGACCCGATGCTCGCCCGGCGCGGCCAGGAGCGCACCAAGGTGGTCGTCGTCGCGTACGACACCTCCGGCTCGATGCCCGGCCACGTCGTCGACTGGCTGACCGAACTGGTCGGCCACACCGACGGCGTCGAAGCGCACTGGCTGAGCTTCGACGGCGCGCTCATGCCGTTCAAACCGGGCGAGCGCGTCTACGGCGGCGGAGGCACCGACTTCCAACAGGTCGCCGACTACGTCGAAGGGCGCCTCTCGGTCGACGGCCGGCGCTTCGAGGAGACCGCCGACGCCGTCCTGATGCTCACCGACGGCTACGCCCCGCACATCACGCCCGCCGAACCCGACAAGTGGATCTGGCTCATCACCGAAGGCGGCGACGAGTGGCCCGAGAGCCACAACCCGCCGATGGCGTGCCACCGCGTGACCACCGGCGACCACTGA